Proteins encoded in a region of the Tripterygium wilfordii isolate XIE 37 chromosome 21, ASM1340144v1, whole genome shotgun sequence genome:
- the LOC119988879 gene encoding probable aquaporin NIP-type, giving the protein MSRKGEEEEISEMELGHITNTNTGTRETDESNQNIDLCCSSNAVVTLAQKVIAEAIGTYFVIFAGCGSVAVNKIYGSVTFPGICVTWGLIVMVMVYTVGHVSGAHFNPAVTITLTIFRRFPYKEVPFYIVAQLMGSILASGTIALAMDVTPKDYFGTVPVGSNGQSLAIEIIISFLLMFVISAVATDKRAVGELGGVAVGMTIMLNVLVAGPISGASMNPARSIGPALVKHVYSGLWVYIIGPIIGTIAGAFAYNLIRFTDKPLGELAKDGSFLRRSKSTTS; this is encoded by the exons ATGAGTAGAAAAGGCGAGGAAGAAGAGATTTCAGAGATGGAGCTAGGCCACATTACCAACACCAATACCGGTACCAGAGAAACTGatgaatcaaatcaaaacatTGATCTGTGTTGCTCATCAAATGCAGTTGTAACCCTAGCCCAAAAG GTTATTGCAGAGGCGATTGGGACCTACTTTGTGATATTCGCAGGGTGCGGATCGGTGGCGGTGAACAAGATCTACGGTTCAGTGACATTCCCTGGCATTTGTGTGACATGGGGTTTGATTGTTATGGTGATGGTTTATACAGTCGGTCATGTTTCTGGAGCCCACTTCAATCCAGCAGTCACAATCACTCTGACTATTTTTCGCAGATTCCCATATAAAGAG GTGCCATTTTACATTGTGGCGCAACTGATGGGTTCAATACTGGCTAGTGGAACAATAGCTTTGGCAATGGATGTGACTCCTAAAGATTATTTTGGAACTGTGCCAGTTGGATCTAATGGACAGTCTTTGGCCATAGAAATCATCATCTCCTTTTTGTTGATGTTTGTCATTTCTGCTGTTGCTACTGATAAAAGAGCG GTAGGAGAACTGGGAGGGGTTGCTGTTGGAATGACTATAATGTTGAATGTACTTGTTGCAgg GCCTATATCAGGAGCTTCAATGAACCCGGCAAGGAGCATTGGACCAGCTTTGGTGAAGCATGTTTATTCAGGACTATGGGTTTACATAATAGGACCAATCATTGGAACAATAGCAGGAGCATTTGCCTATAACTTGATCAGATTCACTGACAAACCACTCGGTGAGTTGGCGAAGGATGGATCATTTCTCCGGCGCTCGAAGAGCACTACTTCTTAG
- the LOC119988880 gene encoding MYB-like transcription factor ETC1 — protein MGDLQHTSQDPTEDNSKDAKGEESKLEFSEDEESLIARMFSLVGQRWGLIAGRIPGRSAEEIEKYWTSKYSSSSSGQ, from the exons ATGGGCGATTTGCAGCACACATCCCAAGACCCTACTGAAGATAATTCTAAAG ATGCAAAAGGTGAGGAATCCAAGCTTGAGTTCTCTGAAGATGAGGAAAGTCTCATTGCCAGAATGTTTAGCTTGGTTGGCCAGAG gtgggGTTTGATTGCTGGGAGAATACCAGGAAGAAGTGCAGAAGAGATTGAGAAGTACTGGACTTCAAAGTATAGCAGTAGCTCAAGTGGACAATAA